The following coding sequences are from one Veillonella rodentium window:
- a CDS encoding methionine ABC transporter permease: MSEQVINLLITGTLDTLQMTVVSTVMAMLLGIPLGVILVVTSKGHILENAALNKVLGAVINAVRSVPFIILMVAIIPFTRMVAGTSIGTTAACVPLTLAAIPFLARLVETSIKDINFGVIEAAQSMGASPIQIIWKVLLPEALPTIIDNVTVLIVNLIGYSAMAGAIGGGGLGDIAIRYGYQRFQADIMIATIIILVILVQVIQMIGDGLSKAMNKK; this comes from the coding sequence ATGTCAGAGCAAGTCATTAATCTACTCATAACCGGTACCTTGGATACATTGCAGATGACCGTTGTCTCTACGGTAATGGCGATGTTACTGGGCATTCCGTTAGGTGTTATTCTCGTTGTTACTTCAAAGGGACATATTCTCGAAAATGCCGCTTTGAATAAGGTGTTGGGGGCCGTAATCAATGCGGTTCGTTCCGTACCGTTTATCATTTTGATGGTTGCCATCATCCCGTTTACACGTATGGTGGCGGGTACTTCTATCGGTACGACGGCGGCCTGCGTGCCGTTGACCTTGGCGGCTATTCCGTTCCTGGCACGTCTTGTGGAAACATCGATTAAGGATATTAACTTCGGTGTTATCGAGGCGGCTCAATCGATGGGGGCCAGTCCGATTCAGATTATCTGGAAGGTATTGTTGCCGGAAGCCTTGCCGACTATTATCGACAATGTAACGGTTCTTATCGTGAACCTCATCGGCTACTCGGCGATGGCCGGCGCTATCGGCGGCGGCGGTCTCGGTGATATTGCCATCCGGTACGGCTATCAACGTTTTCAGGCGGATATCATGATTGCGACTATCATTATTTTGGTTATCCTCGTGCAGGTAATTCAGATGATCGGTGACGGTCTATCTAAAGCGATGAATAAGAAATAG
- a CDS encoding aminotransferase class IV, producing the protein MQELTYFNGEFVEAGAKVVSIDDRGYLFGDSVYEVVRVVNGRCFALSYHQDRLYRSMREMDIPVKMTPDDLTELHEILIEQSEIKDGYIYLQISRGVAPRHHAYDRSKLEPQMLMSIRILDMEAVNKLGEGVKAIALPDERWGHVDIKTTNLIPNILAQTKAEKKFAYTAILFRDDICTEGATSNVFAVKDGILYTHPADNHILKGITRQMILTRVAPSLGITLIEKEFDRAFVDDADELFFTDTIGGVIPIIKLDRNPVSGGKPGAVTLRLREALQKLMEEGLP; encoded by the coding sequence ATGCAAGAATTAACATATTTTAACGGCGAATTCGTCGAAGCCGGCGCCAAGGTAGTCAGTATTGATGACCGAGGCTATCTGTTCGGCGACTCCGTATATGAAGTGGTACGCGTTGTAAATGGACGTTGTTTTGCCTTATCGTATCACCAGGATCGCCTGTATCGGTCTATGCGTGAAATGGATATTCCTGTTAAAATGACACCTGATGATTTGACGGAGTTGCATGAGATACTGATTGAACAAAGTGAAATCAAGGACGGGTATATTTATTTGCAGATTTCTCGTGGCGTAGCCCCGCGTCATCATGCCTATGATCGGTCTAAGTTGGAGCCGCAGATGCTTATGTCCATCCGTATTCTGGACATGGAAGCGGTTAATAAATTAGGGGAAGGTGTAAAGGCGATTGCCTTACCTGATGAACGTTGGGGTCATGTGGATATTAAGACGACCAACCTGATTCCGAATATTTTGGCTCAAACAAAGGCGGAAAAGAAATTTGCTTATACGGCCATTTTGTTCCGTGACGATATTTGTACAGAAGGTGCGACGTCGAATGTGTTTGCCGTGAAAGACGGTATTTTGTACACGCATCCGGCGGATAATCACATCTTAAAGGGGATTACACGTCAAATGATTCTGACCCGTGTTGCACCGTCATTAGGCATTACACTTATTGAAAAGGAATTCGACCGCGCCTTTGTGGATGATGCGGATGAATTATTCTTTACCGATACGATTGGCGGTGTTATTCCAATCATCAAACTGGATCGCAATCCTGTATCCGGTGGTAAACCGGGTGCCGTCACACTACGGCTTCGAGAAGCATTACAAAAGTTGATGGAAGAAGGGCTCCCTTGA
- a CDS encoding methionine ABC transporter ATP-binding protein — translation MIELQHISKVYEGANRVEALKDINLTVKEGEIFGIIGQSGAGKSTLIRCINMLEAPTSGSVIVNGTDLTNLGKSDLRKARKQIGMIFQHFNLLSSRTVYDNVAFPLELQGMNKSEIKERIMPILDIVGLTERMNNYPSQLSGGQKQRVGIARALASNPKVLLCDEATSALDPQTTDSILKLLKNINEKMGLTIVLITHEMHVIREICDRVAVIEGGVILEEGSTIEVFTHPRENTTKDFISSVVSDNLPPEALAHLELHDQWIGGTAPLVRLKFTGQATDEPVVAGLVRRFDLDVSILFGGIDYIQDTSVGRLIVILNGDPERAQEGLEYIRTLPIESEVIGYVRASH, via the coding sequence TTGATAGAATTACAACACATTAGTAAAGTCTATGAAGGTGCTAATCGTGTGGAGGCCTTGAAGGATATCAATCTTACCGTCAAGGAAGGTGAAATCTTCGGTATTATCGGTCAATCCGGTGCCGGCAAGTCCACATTGATTCGCTGCATTAATATGCTCGAAGCGCCTACATCCGGTTCCGTTATCGTAAACGGAACTGATTTAACGAATCTTGGAAAATCCGATTTGCGTAAGGCGCGCAAACAAATCGGCATGATTTTTCAACATTTTAATCTGTTATCATCCCGTACCGTATACGATAACGTAGCGTTCCCATTGGAACTGCAAGGCATGAACAAATCGGAAATCAAGGAACGTATCATGCCGATTCTCGATATCGTTGGCCTTACGGAACGTATGAATAATTACCCGTCTCAATTATCAGGCGGTCAGAAGCAGCGTGTCGGCATCGCCCGTGCATTGGCGTCCAATCCGAAGGTTCTCCTTTGCGATGAAGCGACATCCGCGCTCGATCCGCAGACGACGGACTCCATTTTAAAATTACTGAAGAATATCAATGAGAAGATGGGGCTTACTATCGTCCTCATCACTCATGAAATGCATGTTATTCGCGAAATCTGTGACCGGGTGGCTGTCATTGAAGGCGGCGTAATCCTCGAAGAAGGCAGCACTATTGAGGTGTTCACACATCCTCGCGAGAATACGACAAAGGACTTTATTAGTTCCGTCGTGAGTGATAATCTGCCTCCTGAAGCACTTGCACATCTGGAACTGCATGATCAATGGATTGGCGGTACTGCACCGCTGGTACGTCTTAAATTTACGGGGCAAGCTACAGATGAACCTGTCGTGGCAGGACTCGTAAGACGGTTCGATTTAGATGTCAGCATTCTTTTCGGTGGCATCGATTACATTCAGGATACGAGTGTAGGGCGTCTTATCGTCATATTGAACGGTGACCCTGAAAGGGCGCAGGAAGGGCTTGAGTATATCAGAACGTTGCCAATTGAAAGCGAGGTGATCGGTTATGTCAGAGCAAGTCATTAA